A portion of the Segatella copri DSM 18205 genome contains these proteins:
- a CDS encoding glycoside hydrolase family 43 protein, with the protein MKARYLFPKDYMADPSANVFNGRLYVYPSHDWDSGESFDDDGGHFQMKDYHVLSMDDVMDGEVTDHGVILDVKDVPWAEKQMWDNDVVEKDGKYYLIFSAKDYNGVFHLGVAVADKPEGPFIPNADPIRKSYSIDPCVFKDDDGKIYCYFGGIWGGQLQWYKDNKALKDEHLPEGKENPLPSRVAMMTDDVQQFAEMPKPVVIVDEEGNVLPADDPHRFFEASWMHKYKGKYYFSYSTGDTHYLCYAVGDNPYGPFTYKGVILEPVVGWTTHHSICEYKGQWYLFHHDCVPSNDTTWLRSVKVAPLFYDEDDNILPVQPE; encoded by the coding sequence ATGAAAGCAAGATATTTGTTCCCAAAGGATTATATGGCAGATCCATCTGCCAATGTGTTTAACGGTCGCCTGTATGTTTACCCATCTCATGACTGGGATAGCGGCGAAAGCTTCGACGATGATGGCGGTCACTTCCAGATGAAAGACTATCATGTTCTCTCTATGGACGATGTGATGGATGGTGAGGTAACCGATCATGGTGTGATTCTCGATGTGAAGGATGTGCCATGGGCTGAGAAGCAGATGTGGGACAACGATGTTGTAGAGAAGGATGGCAAGTACTATCTCATCTTCTCTGCCAAGGATTATAATGGCGTGTTCCATCTCGGTGTGGCTGTGGCTGATAAGCCAGAAGGTCCTTTCATTCCGAATGCCGACCCAATCCGCAAGTCATACAGCATCGACCCTTGCGTGTTCAAGGATGATGATGGCAAGATTTACTGCTACTTCGGTGGTATCTGGGGCGGTCAGCTTCAGTGGTACAAGGACAACAAGGCACTGAAGGATGAGCATCTTCCAGAGGGCAAGGAGAACCCATTGCCATCTCGTGTAGCCATGATGACTGATGATGTGCAGCAGTTTGCTGAAATGCCAAAGCCTGTTGTCATCGTTGACGAAGAGGGTAATGTATTGCCAGCTGATGATCCACATCGCTTCTTCGAGGCCAGCTGGATGCATAAGTATAAGGGCAAGTATTACTTCAGCTACTCTACCGGTGATACTCATTATCTCTGCTATGCTGTAGGTGATAATCCTTATGGTCCGTTCACTTACAAGGGCGTCATACTGGAACCGGTAGTAGGTTGGACAACCCATCACAGTATCTGTGAGTACAAGGGACAGTGGTATCTGTTCCATCACGACTGCGTACCATCAAATGATACAACCTGGCTTCGCAGCGTAAAGGTGGCTCCTCTCTTCTATGATGAGGATGATAACATCTTGCCGGTTCAGCCTGAATAA
- a CDS encoding ABC transporter ATP-binding protein, with amino-acid sequence MDIKIQNLKKIYNGNTVLDIDNLGVAKGELIGLVGNNGAGKTTLLRLILDLIQADDGFVESNGQKVNESETWKEYTGSYIDGRFLIDFLTPEEYFDFIADVYHIDDETLQERLAQFEGFMHDEIMGTKKYLRDFSQGNRQKIGIIGAMIIHPKVLLLDEPFNYLDPSSQMTIAHMIQRICKEQGTTVIISSHNLNFVADISSRILLLEKGKLVKDLPNADGAAIAELNEYFGIQAE; translated from the coding sequence ATGGATATCAAGATTCAGAATCTCAAGAAGATATATAATGGCAATACCGTACTCGATATTGATAATCTGGGTGTTGCAAAGGGCGAGCTGATAGGACTCGTAGGTAATAATGGTGCGGGCAAGACCACCTTGCTCCGTCTGATTCTCGACCTGATTCAGGCTGATGATGGTTTCGTGGAAAGCAATGGACAGAAGGTGAACGAGAGTGAGACCTGGAAGGAATATACCGGCAGTTACATCGACGGCAGATTCCTCATCGACTTCCTCACCCCTGAGGAATACTTCGATTTCATCGCTGATGTTTATCACATTGACGATGAAACTCTGCAGGAACGGTTGGCGCAGTTTGAGGGCTTTATGCACGATGAAATCATGGGAACCAAAAAGTATCTCCGCGATTTTTCTCAGGGCAACCGCCAGAAGATTGGTATCATCGGAGCAATGATTATTCATCCGAAGGTTCTTCTCCTGGATGAGCCGTTCAACTATCTCGACCCATCTTCTCAGATGACTATCGCCCACATGATTCAGCGCATCTGTAAGGAGCAGGGCACCACGGTCATCATCTCCAGCCATAACCTCAACTTCGTTGCCGACATATCCTCCCGCATCCTCCTGCTGGAGAAAGGCAAGTTGGTGAAGGATCTTCCGAATGCTGATGGCGCTGCCATCGCTGAACTCAACGAGTACTTCGGTATTCAGGCGGAATAA
- a CDS encoding DUF5687 family protein, with product MLRLLLRLWWLQQRRNFHKRDAFVACYIIFLYVVMGVSFFLSFTENGGELGGEDMPALLGAGIVVGMLIPDIIMKMVMKRDITAMDDYVKSRPVPEKIWNKYLLTTNLVSFWNYVLPVLTLPVFIYFLPVGQVIASFFLFLAFSYIDGIYITCYRKATEWILKWPLILGWMGMFAVLIGYMFAASFFPVYMGWIGLFFLAGAVFAGLTIYLYHEKIYNEQKQKVSKFRGFSHINLFCLQYIGTLRAKRVRKMVIMIPAIFLFNAYLFALMPLEPGQEMGDKVAMTTLYVVGAILLPSVVLSQWTFGIEANFFHGLMTKPVKVKQMLQNCFYYYMVVSAVALLLTLPFLFLQVGIGIQVLISGFCLAVFINLFNLPTALFSSRLEIFQTSMFSMQGANLKINLYAIAFLFPLAGVCAVYYFFGETAWFITCVALSVFSIAIHKWFIAKIAAIFEKNKYKRMEKFMES from the coding sequence ATGTTGAGATTACTTTTAAGGCTTTGGTGGTTGCAGCAGCGCCGTAACTTCCACAAGCGAGATGCCTTCGTGGCGTGCTACATCATCTTCCTGTATGTGGTGATGGGCGTGAGTTTCTTTCTCAGCTTCACCGAGAATGGGGGAGAACTTGGGGGCGAAGACATGCCTGCCCTGTTGGGAGCCGGTATCGTTGTCGGTATGCTGATTCCAGACATCATCATGAAGATGGTGATGAAGCGGGATATTACGGCGATGGATGATTACGTGAAGTCGCGCCCTGTGCCAGAGAAAATCTGGAACAAGTACCTGCTCACTACCAATCTCGTGAGCTTCTGGAACTATGTGCTTCCGGTGCTTACGCTTCCGGTATTTATCTATTTCCTGCCTGTAGGTCAGGTTATTGCCAGCTTCTTTCTGTTCCTGGCATTTTCTTATATTGACGGCATCTACATCACCTGCTACCGCAAGGCTACGGAGTGGATTCTGAAATGGCCTTTGATATTGGGATGGATGGGAATGTTTGCCGTGCTCATAGGGTATATGTTTGCGGCTTCTTTCTTCCCGGTATATATGGGATGGATAGGTCTCTTCTTCCTTGCCGGAGCGGTATTCGCCGGACTTACCATCTATCTCTATCACGAAAAGATTTATAACGAGCAGAAACAGAAGGTTTCCAAGTTCCGTGGATTCAGCCATATCAACCTCTTCTGTCTGCAATATATCGGCACGTTGAGAGCAAAGCGTGTCCGTAAGATGGTGATTATGATTCCCGCCATCTTCCTTTTCAACGCCTATCTCTTCGCCCTGATGCCTTTAGAGCCGGGACAGGAAATGGGGGATAAGGTGGCTATGACTACCCTCTATGTAGTGGGTGCCATCCTGTTGCCATCGGTGGTGTTGTCGCAATGGACCTTTGGTATTGAGGCAAACTTCTTCCATGGTTTGATGACCAAGCCGGTAAAGGTGAAGCAGATGCTGCAGAATTGCTTCTATTATTATATGGTGGTGAGTGCAGTCGCTTTGTTGCTTACCCTTCCGTTCCTTTTCTTGCAGGTAGGAATCGGAATCCAGGTGCTTATCAGCGGTTTCTGTCTGGCAGTATTCATCAATCTCTTCAATCTGCCTACGGCACTCTTCTCTTCCCGTCTGGAGATATTCCAGACTTCCATGTTCAGCATGCAGGGAGCTAATCTGAAGATTAATCTTTATGCTATCGCCTTCCTCTTCCCGCTGGCTGGCGTCTGTGCTGTCTATTATTTCTTCGGTGAGACGGCATGGTTTATCACCTGCGTAGCGCTGTCAGTCTTCAGCATCGCCATCCACAAATGGTTCATCGCCAAGATAGCTGCCATCTTCGAGAAGAACAAGTATAAGCGCATGGAGAAGTTCATGGAAAGCTAA
- a CDS encoding hybrid sensor histidine kinase/response regulator transcription factor, with translation MKHIRHCLTALFAITISLMVWADSGELFTSGKLSSSLINCMVQDKYGYIWVGTEYGLSKFDGYRFTNYLHNEEDTTSITDNIISDLLVDKKGNLWIGSAKGLMRYNYETNDFARLQFPDGRKPRIYSMVESHNGDILLGTAGYGLYSVKDRNTQKGTDDLFTIRQERQYAERDSDVFFTHIYEDKHHYLWQSSHLSIFTRFIKKHGKVQRKDFKSPCGAPVAFIQHRPQTMLIACMYGIVYYDYRTGRIADAGYDFGGYQNNVTINNATFDHEGNLYISTSEHGVLMIRKGSNRVEQLENSNSSFNLATAFVNDIIEDKDNNLWIGCYKKGLYLINQRQQAFNSWSFSAQNYIIGGSVSSIAQGENGETWCTVQNSGVFCFDASGKIIAHPQSPAGTCIIYKDRRGDYWISNGSALYSYNPHTGTYQQKLTFTSAGIYCMTDDAQGNLYISVYSKGLYIYNVESGKVTVLNMQQRGDKGFLCNDWVRSMALDHTGHLWIGTSNGVSCLNTRTLSFKDFGWNNILKDRQANGICESKNGDIIIGTEEGLYLFDRKNNKTMNFPHAEALKGKQVCSIIKDRKGDLWVSTTMGIWQYEQKNRQFIGHINGNGLTTREYVLGSSMHTANDLIAFGTSDGITTFYPDVVRAKKMELGDVHLTNFIIDGKPINCMAKDFSIPYSQNSFTLEFSLLNYRNTDNISFQYRINDGKWNSTNEGANAVAFNKLKPGDYTLEVRATSNGRYSKNPTIINIKVCDPWYASPEAYLLYILIIASVILYVIYTYERRRKADLEETKMQFLINATHDIRSPLTLIMGPLNKLKTRLTDAESKQDIDTIDRNAQRLLLLVNQILDERKIDKNQMHLHCQETPLKDFLHGIISLYRFNAQERNITLSLKEDESLSSDKGKLKVWIDRINFDKVISNLLSNAMKYTFDGGEITVIIGKDEKNAIIRVEDTGIGLKEEKTDRLFERFYQGNNSSGLHIEGTGIGLNLCKAFVEMHGGKIKAYNRTDGIKGSCFEVSIPLGNSHLQPGEILEEEDKKEQEITKKKVQANRNFNILIVDDDNEIAQYIKTELSDWYRFEHACNGKEGLKMLLTGKYDLVISDVMMPEMDGITMLKNIKSNSNISDIPVILLTSKSEVENRLEGLRRGADAFLAKPFDMEELHILIDNLVDNVRRIRGKYSGAQGQKAKIEQIQVKGNNDALMERVMKYINAHLADPDLNVEKLTEEVGISRAQLHRKLKEIAGVSAGEFIRNLRLEQAARLIEEGQINITQVAYSVGFNNQTHFSTVFKKHYGMSPSEYAETKRNEK, from the coding sequence ATGAAGCATATCAGACATTGCCTCACGGCACTCTTCGCTATCACCATCTCGCTCATGGTATGGGCAGACAGTGGTGAACTTTTCACATCGGGCAAACTGTCAAGTTCGCTCATCAACTGCATGGTGCAGGATAAATACGGATATATCTGGGTGGGAACCGAATACGGACTCAGCAAGTTTGACGGCTACCGCTTTACCAACTATCTGCACAACGAAGAAGACACAACCTCCATTACTGACAACATTATCTCCGACCTGCTGGTAGATAAGAAAGGTAACCTGTGGATAGGTAGTGCCAAGGGACTGATGCGCTATAATTATGAGACGAACGATTTCGCCCGTCTCCAGTTTCCTGATGGCAGAAAGCCACGTATCTATTCTATGGTAGAAAGTCACAATGGCGATATCCTGCTGGGTACAGCAGGATATGGTCTCTATTCTGTAAAAGACAGAAATACCCAGAAAGGAACAGACGACCTTTTCACTATCAGACAGGAAAGGCAATACGCTGAGCGCGATTCTGATGTATTCTTTACCCATATCTACGAAGATAAGCATCATTATCTCTGGCAGAGTAGCCACCTTTCTATCTTCACCCGTTTCATCAAGAAACATGGCAAGGTGCAGCGCAAAGACTTCAAATCGCCATGCGGAGCACCTGTGGCTTTCATCCAACATCGTCCGCAGACCATGCTCATCGCCTGTATGTATGGCATCGTCTATTATGATTACCGCACAGGCCGCATCGCTGATGCCGGCTACGACTTTGGCGGTTATCAGAATAATGTAACCATCAACAATGCTACCTTCGACCACGAAGGCAACCTTTATATCAGTACCTCCGAGCATGGTGTTCTCATGATCAGAAAGGGAAGCAACAGGGTAGAACAGTTGGAGAACAGCAACAGCAGTTTCAATCTGGCTACCGCCTTCGTCAACGATATCATCGAAGATAAGGACAACAATCTCTGGATAGGCTGTTACAAGAAAGGTCTGTACCTGATCAACCAGCGCCAGCAGGCTTTCAACAGCTGGAGTTTCTCTGCACAGAACTACATCATCGGCGGCAGCGTTTCATCTATAGCACAAGGCGAAAATGGTGAAACATGGTGTACGGTACAGAACAGTGGTGTGTTCTGTTTTGACGCTTCAGGCAAGATTATCGCCCACCCTCAGTCACCTGCAGGTACCTGCATCATCTATAAAGACCGACGTGGCGATTACTGGATCAGCAATGGCAGCGCACTCTACAGCTACAACCCTCATACAGGTACATACCAGCAGAAACTCACCTTTACCAGCGCCGGCATCTATTGTATGACTGACGATGCACAGGGCAACCTTTACATTTCTGTATACAGCAAAGGCCTATATATATATAATGTGGAAAGCGGCAAGGTTACCGTTCTGAATATGCAGCAAAGAGGCGATAAAGGATTCCTCTGCAACGACTGGGTACGAAGCATGGCGCTCGACCATACAGGACATTTATGGATAGGAACCTCTAATGGAGTTTCCTGTCTCAATACCCGAACGCTCAGTTTCAAGGATTTCGGATGGAACAATATTCTGAAAGACAGACAGGCGAATGGTATCTGCGAAAGTAAGAACGGCGATATAATCATCGGTACCGAAGAAGGACTCTATCTGTTTGACAGAAAGAACAACAAGACGATGAACTTTCCTCATGCCGAAGCGTTGAAAGGCAAGCAGGTTTGCAGTATCATCAAAGACCGGAAGGGTGACTTGTGGGTAAGTACAACCATGGGCATCTGGCAGTATGAACAGAAGAACAGACAGTTTATCGGCCACATCAACGGCAACGGACTTACTACCCGTGAGTACGTGCTGGGCTCTTCCATGCATACCGCCAACGACCTTATCGCCTTCGGAACCAGTGATGGTATCACAACCTTCTATCCTGACGTTGTCAGGGCCAAGAAGATGGAACTGGGAGATGTACATCTCACCAACTTCATCATCGACGGAAAGCCAATCAACTGCATGGCAAAAGACTTCAGCATTCCTTACTCCCAGAATTCATTCACTCTGGAGTTCTCGCTGCTCAACTACAGGAATACCGATAATATCAGTTTCCAATACCGCATCAACGACGGCAAATGGAACAGTACCAATGAGGGAGCCAATGCCGTAGCATTCAACAAGTTGAAACCGGGCGACTATACGCTGGAAGTAAGAGCTACCAGCAATGGCAGATATTCCAAGAATCCTACCATCATCAACATCAAGGTATGCGATCCTTGGTATGCATCACCCGAGGCATATCTCCTCTATATCCTGATCATAGCAAGCGTCATCCTGTATGTTATCTATACATACGAGCGCCGCCGCAAGGCAGACCTGGAAGAGACCAAGATGCAGTTCCTCATCAATGCCACCCACGATATCCGCTCGCCGCTGACATTAATCATGGGGCCGCTCAACAAGCTGAAAACCAGATTAACAGATGCCGAAAGCAAACAGGATATCGATACTATCGACCGCAATGCCCAGCGCCTCCTGCTTCTGGTAAACCAGATACTTGATGAGCGAAAGATAGACAAGAACCAGATGCATCTCCACTGTCAGGAGACTCCGCTCAAGGATTTCCTGCATGGCATCATATCGCTCTACCGCTTCAATGCACAGGAGCGCAACATCACCCTTTCGCTCAAAGAAGACGAAAGCCTCAGCAGCGACAAAGGCAAGCTGAAGGTTTGGATAGACCGCATCAACTTTGACAAGGTTATCTCCAACCTGCTCTCCAATGCCATGAAGTATACCTTTGATGGCGGCGAGATTACTGTTATCATAGGTAAAGACGAAAAGAATGCCATCATCAGGGTAGAAGATACAGGCATCGGACTGAAGGAAGAAAAGACCGACCGCCTCTTCGAACGTTTCTATCAGGGGAACAACAGCAGCGGACTCCATATCGAAGGAACCGGTATCGGACTCAACCTCTGTAAGGCGTTTGTAGAAATGCACGGAGGCAAGATTAAGGCCTACAACCGTACCGACGGCATCAAGGGTTCCTGCTTCGAAGTAAGTATCCCGCTGGGCAACAGCCATCTGCAGCCAGGCGAGATACTGGAAGAAGAAGACAAGAAGGAGCAGGAGATTACCAAAAAGAAAGTACAGGCCAACCGCAACTTCAATATCCTGATAGTTGACGATGACAACGAGATTGCCCAATACATCAAGACAGAACTGAGCGACTGGTACCGCTTTGAGCATGCCTGCAACGGCAAGGAGGGTTTGAAGATGCTGCTCACCGGCAAGTACGACCTCGTGATAAGCGATGTGATGATGCCGGAGATGGATGGAATCACCATGCTCAAGAACATCAAGAGTAACAGCAACATCAGCGATATTCCTGTCATCCTGCTCACCTCGAAGAGCGAGGTTGAAAACCGGTTGGAGGGACTTCGCAGAGGAGCCGATGCTTTTCTGGCAAAGCCTTTCGACATGGAAGAGCTGCATATCCTTATCGACAACCTGGTGGATAATGTGCGACGCATCCGCGGCAAATACAGCGGAGCACAAGGTCAGAAGGCAAAGATTGAGCAGATTCAGGTAAAGGGCAACAACGATGCCCTGATGGAACGCGTGATGAAATATATCAACGCCCATCTTGCCGACCCGGACCTCAATGTAGAGAAACTTACCGAGGAGGTAGGTATCAGCCGTGCACAGCTCCACCGTAAACTGAAGGAGATTGCTGGTGTTTCTGCCGGAGAATTTATCCGTAACCTCCGTCTGGAACAGGCGGCACGACTCATCGAAGAGGGACAGATCAATATCACGCAGGTAGCCTACTCTGTAGGTTTCAACAACCAGACCCACTTCTCTACCGTGTTCAAAAAACACTATGGCATGTCGCCTAGCGAGTATGCTGAAACAAAGAGAAATGAGAAATAA
- a CDS encoding endo-1,4-beta-xylanase: MKKITTLALGLMLASTAFAQKANSAAQIPTFQETMGKYFLVGAAINTDLPNGQDPAGEEVVKKQFNQVVAENCMKGEKNHPEVNRFDFTDGDKLADWAEKNGKTLIGHCLVWHSQPPKWMFTDDKGNLVSREVLIGRMYNHIMNVVTHYKGRVKGWDVVNEAFEDDGSYRKSLYYKIIGPEFIELAFRFAHEADPNVELYYNDYSTSKPAKREAICKLVRDLKAKGLRIDAVGMQSHNGFDYPDYAEYEKSIEAFAGEGVKVMLTELDMNMLPNPEGFGGAEISQRFELQKKYNPYVKGLDKKAQKLFNQRYLDLFKIVERHKDVISRVTFWGVNDGHSWLNGWPIPGRTNYPLLIDRNNEVKPVVKEIVNLFK, encoded by the coding sequence ATGAAAAAGATCACAACTCTGGCACTGGGGCTGATGCTTGCTTCAACAGCTTTCGCTCAAAAAGCGAACTCTGCAGCTCAAATCCCAACATTCCAGGAAACTATGGGTAAGTACTTCCTGGTAGGTGCTGCCATTAATACCGATTTGCCTAATGGACAAGACCCTGCAGGTGAGGAAGTAGTGAAGAAACAGTTTAACCAGGTGGTTGCCGAGAACTGTATGAAGGGCGAGAAGAATCATCCGGAGGTGAATCGCTTTGATTTCACTGATGGCGATAAACTCGCTGACTGGGCAGAGAAGAACGGCAAGACCTTGATCGGTCATTGTCTGGTTTGGCATTCTCAGCCACCTAAGTGGATGTTTACCGATGATAAGGGTAATCTGGTAAGCCGTGAAGTGCTTATCGGCAGAATGTATAACCATATTATGAATGTGGTTACTCATTATAAAGGTAGAGTAAAGGGTTGGGACGTTGTGAACGAGGCTTTCGAGGATGATGGCTCTTACCGCAAGTCTTTATATTATAAGATTATCGGTCCGGAGTTCATCGAGTTGGCTTTCCGCTTTGCGCATGAGGCTGATCCAAACGTAGAACTCTACTACAATGATTATTCTACTTCGAAGCCAGCCAAGCGAGAGGCTATCTGCAAACTGGTTCGCGATTTGAAGGCGAAGGGTCTCCGCATCGATGCAGTAGGTATGCAGAGCCATAATGGTTTTGATTATCCTGACTATGCTGAGTATGAGAAGAGCATCGAGGCTTTTGCTGGTGAAGGAGTGAAGGTGATGCTGACGGAGTTGGATATGAACATGCTTCCTAATCCGGAAGGATTCGGCGGAGCGGAAATCAGCCAAAGGTTTGAACTTCAGAAGAAGTACAATCCATACGTGAAGGGACTTGACAAGAAGGCACAGAAACTCTTCAACCAGCGTTATCTCGATCTCTTTAAGATTGTAGAGCGTCACAAGGATGTCATCAGTCGTGTTACCTTCTGGGGTGTCAACGATGGTCACTCTTGGTTGAATGGCTGGCCTATCCCTGGCAGAACCAACTATCCACTGCTCATCGACCGCAACAACGAGGTGAAGCCAGTGGTGAAGGAAATCGTCAATCTCTTTAAGTAA
- a CDS encoding SGNH/GDSL hydrolase family protein codes for MNKQAIRILSLALVLAASSPVVFAQKVWKGSWATAVEWTGKGDMPKESLSNRSCRQVVHVSFGGEELRVKLSNEQSKEPVEIKSVYIADTDVPSNWGINAKTVKYLKFNGKKNVTIAPGKAIFSDDLKYALKTGQRLTITIDYGKQTPVNATSHRGSRTTSYIVSNVKGKAVKPADAAFDKQEKADHWYNLSAIDVKTDKATPVVAILGNSITDGRGSTTNHQNRWTDFLSDALNAEKPYGVLNLGIGGNCVVQGGLSEPAMKRFDRDILGQAGVDKLIIFEGTNDIGCCGGNYEHVTDTLIACYKVLIAKAKAKGIKVYGGTITPTKGNGWYSYWHEAMRQTVNEWIRKSGAFDEVIDFDELTRDPKDPQRLKAEYSDDWLHLNPKGYEAMGKFAAEKLK; via the coding sequence ATGAATAAACAAGCAATAAGAATCTTATCTTTGGCGCTCGTATTGGCTGCGTCAAGTCCTGTAGTTTTTGCCCAGAAGGTATGGAAAGGATCTTGGGCTACAGCAGTGGAATGGACTGGTAAAGGAGATATGCCTAAGGAAAGCTTAAGCAATCGCTCTTGCCGACAGGTGGTTCATGTATCTTTTGGCGGAGAGGAACTCAGAGTGAAGCTCAGCAACGAGCAGAGTAAGGAGCCGGTAGAAATCAAATCGGTGTATATTGCAGATACTGATGTTCCAAGCAATTGGGGAATCAATGCCAAGACGGTGAAGTATCTTAAATTCAATGGCAAGAAGAATGTAACCATCGCTCCTGGCAAGGCTATCTTCTCAGATGATTTGAAATATGCCTTGAAGACTGGACAGCGCCTCACGATTACCATCGATTATGGCAAGCAGACTCCAGTGAATGCAACATCCCATCGTGGTTCACGTACCACATCTTATATAGTAAGTAATGTGAAGGGCAAGGCGGTGAAACCTGCAGATGCAGCTTTCGATAAGCAGGAAAAGGCTGACCACTGGTACAATCTTTCTGCCATTGATGTGAAGACCGATAAAGCTACCCCTGTGGTAGCTATCCTCGGAAACTCTATTACCGATGGCCGCGGAAGTACTACCAACCATCAGAACCGCTGGACCGATTTCCTCTCGGATGCCTTGAATGCAGAGAAGCCATACGGCGTATTGAATCTTGGAATCGGTGGCAACTGCGTGGTGCAAGGTGGATTGAGCGAACCAGCCATGAAACGTTTCGATCGTGATATCCTGGGACAAGCAGGTGTGGATAAGCTCATCATCTTTGAGGGAACCAACGATATCGGTTGCTGCGGAGGAAATTATGAACATGTAACAGATACCCTGATTGCCTGCTATAAGGTGCTGATAGCGAAAGCCAAGGCAAAGGGAATCAAGGTGTATGGCGGAACCATCACCCCAACCAAGGGAAACGGCTGGTATTCTTATTGGCATGAGGCGATGCGACAGACCGTGAACGAATGGATCAGGAAAAGTGGTGCCTTCGACGAGGTCATCGATTTCGATGAGCTGACCCGCGATCCGAAAGACCCTCAGCGTCTGAAGGCTGAGTATTCTGACGACTGGCTGCATCTCAATCCGAAGGGATATGAGGCAATGGGCAAGTTTGCCGCAGAGAAATTGAAGTAA
- a CDS encoding MFS transporter, whose amino-acid sequence MEQTTVSQESKGFYKLNWLQRIGFGSGDLAQNLIYQTICMYLLFFYTDIYGLNPGVAATMFLVVRLVDVLWDPLVGTYVDKHNPRWGKYRSYLVLAGLPLTVLAILCFWNGMEGQTETIKLIYAYVTYVGLSMLYTLINVPYGALNSSLTRDTDEITILTSVRMFMANVGGLCVSAGVPILVAMLAAAKDLPFEMALFMGLGSLPSFIFMPLVPAIKKKVGKKNMFYIFLTVAIVGMAMLYIISKMGPVKDHITLVYIAQFIKSTGVIVATGYMWALIPEVISFAEYTSGKRIAGIVNALTGIFYKAGMALGGVVPGAVLAWTGYQAAAAQESNSLPIDGNAWFVAMLIYALVGFALLVFCFTQTKERVVMDEKETKNVKVSDLWTEFFHNRPLRIVALFFITAFAMMSVGNAAGAYFMNDLEQQTPLAQEGIRWLVCVIPAILLGLAMFIISKYELTDEVIDDINKKIEARHKEEN is encoded by the coding sequence ATGGAACAGACAACTGTATCACAAGAATCTAAGGGATTCTACAAACTGAATTGGCTACAACGCATCGGATTCGGATCTGGCGACTTGGCGCAAAACCTCATCTATCAGACCATCTGCATGTATCTGTTGTTCTTCTACACCGACATCTATGGACTTAATCCTGGTGTTGCTGCCACCATGTTCTTGGTGGTTCGCTTGGTCGATGTACTCTGGGACCCGTTGGTGGGAACTTATGTAGATAAGCATAATCCACGTTGGGGTAAGTATCGCTCTTATCTCGTCCTGGCGGGTTTGCCACTCACCGTACTTGCCATCCTCTGTTTTTGGAATGGTATGGAAGGACAGACAGAAACCATCAAGCTCATCTATGCTTACGTAACATACGTAGGCTTGTCAATGCTCTATACATTGATTAATGTACCTTACGGAGCCTTGAACTCTTCGCTGACTCGCGATACAGACGAAATAACCATTCTCACCTCTGTACGTATGTTTATGGCAAATGTGGGTGGACTCTGTGTATCAGCAGGTGTTCCAATCCTGGTAGCCATGCTTGCAGCAGCCAAGGATCTTCCTTTCGAAATGGCGCTCTTCATGGGTTTGGGTTCTCTGCCATCCTTCATCTTTATGCCGCTGGTGCCTGCCATCAAGAAAAAGGTAGGCAAGAAGAATATGTTCTACATCTTCCTTACTGTGGCTATCGTGGGTATGGCGATGCTTTATATCATCAGCAAGATGGGACCTGTAAAGGATCATATCACGCTGGTTTATATCGCTCAGTTCATCAAATCAACAGGCGTAATCGTAGCTACAGGATATATGTGGGCTCTGATTCCAGAGGTCATCTCTTTTGCAGAATATACCAGCGGCAAGCGTATTGCGGGTATTGTCAATGCTCTGACCGGTATCTTCTACAAGGCTGGTATGGCTTTGGGTGGTGTTGTTCCAGGTGCAGTCCTTGCATGGACCGGTTATCAGGCTGCGGCAGCTCAAGAGAGCAACTCGCTTCCGATTGATGGTAATGCCTGGTTTGTTGCCATGCTGATCTATGCTCTGGTAGGTTTCGCCCTTTTGGTATTCTGCTTTACCCAGACCAAAGAGCGTGTGGTGATGGACGAGAAGGAAACCAAGAATGTTAAGGTGAGCGATCTGTGGACAGAATTTTTCCATAACCGTCCTCTCCGTATCGTGGCTCTCTTCTTTATCACCGCCTTCGCCATGATGTCGGTTGGTAATGCTGCCGGTGCTTACTTCATGAACGATTTGGAGCAGCAGACTCCTTTGGCACAGGAAGGTATCCGCTGGCTGGTATGCGTAATCCCTGCCATCTTGCTGGGCTTGGCGATGTTCATCATCTCTAAATATGAGTTGACCGATGAGGTTATTGACGACATCAACAAGAAGATTGAGGCCCGACACAAGGAAGAAAACTAG